Within the Macaca nemestrina isolate mMacNem1 chromosome 5, mMacNem.hap1, whole genome shotgun sequence genome, the region CATTGTCAAACATGAGCTCAGTGAGGAGCAACTCATGGCTGCTCATGGCACAAGCCACCCGCCCTGCCAGCTTCACAGTGCCTGCCTCGTCCACGTAACCCAGGGTTCGGAGCACCTGTAAGAAAAAGAGTGGGCATTGGACACCCTGCTATCCCCTAGCCCCCCCGCCCCAACCACTGCCCCGCCCACCTCTACTCGCTGGTGGTACTCAGGAAGCAGCAGCAGTGACTGATCTGACAGTAGGAAGCGCAGCCGCTCCATCTCCTTCTGTATCTGCATTCGCTCCCGCAGCTTCAGGTACTGCAGAGAGCCACCCGTCAGCCTTCTCCTTGCCCCTTAGCAGGGGTGGACTGAAGACAAGGGCTGAGATGGGGGTGGTCGGTCTACAGGGAACCACAGAGGAAAAGCCCCTACTCCCAGCTCGGGAGTTAGCACCCAGGGTCCTACCTGGGCAGGAAAACGGGGGCTGTGTACACACTGAGCCCCCCGGATCAGCTCCTCCAGCTTCCGGGCCCGGAGCCCACCCTCTACAACCGACACGTCTTTGAGCTGCAGGTCATTGACAGGGTCGAGGGTGGGGGGTCCGGCTGGGTGAGCCTGAGCCAGACGCAGTAGTTCCTGAACAGCAGTGGTCACGGCTGcaaggggaggatccttcctgaaGAGGGAGGAGATCTTAAGATCTGGGGTGAGATCTTCTCTCCCACAGAAGCCCCCCTCAGGCTGTGGGAGCCCTCTTACTACAACCCCCACTTCACAGTCTCCCTTAGGCTGGAGGAGCCCCCTCACTACAACCCCACCACTTCATAGTCTCCCTCAGGCTGGGGAAAACTCCCAGACCACTGCCCCTCCCCGCTTCTACATGCCCCTCTGGAGGAAAAGGGGAAAAGGGCCTCCCTAGCATCTCTGACTTGAATTTTGGCTGCTGCCTCTTGCTGAAGTCCTCCAAGATCTTCTCCCCATTCACCCGGAGCACTTTGGTGGTGATGGCAGCCATATCTGCTGGCTGGAGCTTGACTACGGTGTGCTCACAAGGCCCTGTGAAAAAGGGAGAGCAGGGCAGACCTTGCCGTGGACCCAGGCATCCTGCTCATACTGCTGGCAGAAAACAGGCATCTGCCGCACTCTCACCTTCAGGCAGGAACAGCTTGAATCCCACGAGGTCATCTGGATAGGGCACCTCTGGAGTGGCCGGCCCCCTGTCCTGTGGGTCCTGGGACAAGGGCTTATCACACAAGACCAGGGTTGTGAATACTCTGCTGGTGGAGTTCGAGGAGACCTGGGGGTGGTCAGAGAGGCCAGGAGAGCGGGGTGTGAGGAGTAGACATCAAAGGTAGGAACCAGATACCTACCCTTGGGCAGGAATCAGGAAGCAACCATGCAGAGCTCACCAGTAGAGAGGGGCGACCAAGTCAAGCGATCAGAGCAGACTTCTTGGGGTGGTGGGAGGAAGGAGTGAGCATGATGTGGTGATGGGAAGGGAGAGGGTGAAAAGGAGGGCAAGAGGGGAAAATGAGGACCCTGTGGTAATGCAACCTGCCCTGGCCAAGTGGGGAAAATGGAGAGAGGGCTtgctccctcccaccctctggAGTCCAAATTCCCATCGCCCTCACCTGTAGGATCACTCCCAGTGCGTTGTGATGCTCCTGATTCTTCACAACCACCACCCTTCCTGCTGAGAGAGACTTCAACCCGTTCACAGACTCCATGATGCGTCGCTGAAGAGCAGGGACGCACACAAAGCACAGATGGGAGGAGGCATCACAGGGACAGACACTTGGACTAAGTTTAATAGCACCTAGAGTGACACgatctcctcctcccttctcctgtcACCCCCTCAGCACTCACACTTGCTCACCTGAATCATGTGCTGGGTCTCTGTCAGTTCCTCCCCCCAGCCGTAATATTCAGGCAGGTCGACCAGTTGGCCAGTCACGTCAGGCTTCTCCAAAGCCCCCAGCCTCTTGGTCAGTTCGGCCAGGGCTTGTTCATGGGCCTTGGGTGGAAGCAGGGGGAAGCTGTGAAAGGGGAGTCTCCAGGCCCAGTCTGCCACACCCCCGACCCTCAACACACTGGCCTCTGGATGCCTACCTATTCCCAGCCTGGCTTTGTACAACCTCCTGCTCCACATACTGGTTACCCAGGCTCCTCACCTTGCTGTCCTTGCGGGAGGGAAACTCAGAGAAGCTCCTCTTCATCATGTCCTCCACCCTGAGGGCATCCACCCGCAGCAAGTTGAGGATCATAGTGTACGTGAGGCGGAACTGGGACTGCAGCTGGGATGGCTTCCCCTGGAATCAGGTCAGAGAAGTCAGTGAGATCAGGGTGGGAcctactgcaccccagccagtCTTCTGGACTGGGCCTACTCCCATCAGACCTGGTCCCAGCTCTGCAACCATGGGGCCTTTGACAAACCACTTGCTCACCTCTTCTGTAACATAAGGGAGCAAACTGAAATAAATAGACTCAAAGGCCCCATCTAGCTCCGTATTCATGGGAGAGAAAACTGGAAGAGATAGGCTTCAATCTCATCCTTGGATTCGCTCACTCCTACCTCGGCTTCTcccagacaaaacaaaaaagtcagaggaagctgggcgctgtggctcacaactacagtcccagcactttgggaagctgaggcagacagattgcttgagcccaggagttcaagaccaacctgggcaacatagcaaaacctcatctctacaaaaaatagaaaaaaaaaaagttagccaggcatggtgcatatgcctggaatcccagctacttgggaggctgagatgggaggatcacttgagcctgggaggcagaggttgcagtgatccaagattgtgccactgcactacagcctaggtgactctgcctccaaaaaaaaaaaaaaaaaaaaaagaagaagaaaaagaacaagtcAGAAGAGAGGAGAATGGAAGAATCCAGCAAGGTCCTAGAGCTGGGGCCCTGCCCAGGATGCTGGGTCACTCACCATCATCATGCGGTGCAGGTCTGCCATCTCGGGCACTCGGCCCTTGCAGAGCAGGATAACGGTGCCTGTGGGGTCCAGGCCCCTCCGCCCTGCCCGGCCTGCCATCTGCACATACTCCCCAGGGAGCAGGTCCCGGAAGGTGGAGCCATCGTGCTTGCGCATGGAGTCAAACACTACTGTACGAGCCGGCATGTTTACTCCCATGGCAAAGGTCTCTGTGGCAAACAAGACCTGGGACAGAGGAGAACGGAAAGGATCAGCAAAGGCTCTACATATACACGCCCCCAGCCCTGGCCAAGCCCACCTTACTTTGTAGGCACAAGGCACCATCCCAGTTGTTACTTATGGGATCTCATCGAACTCTCCAGGCAAATCTATGGGATTGGTActattgttttcctcattttactTATGTAGCtacttatttctatttctttccttttacccCCATATCCCATTCCCATCCCTGACTGCAATCATTCCAATatatccaacaaatatttttatataaatatcttatagaacatgtcttcttttgtgagCTTGTAGTTTATAATTCATATAAAAAGTGGTTATATatctgattttttgtttcttctttttttccaccCTAGTGTTTCAACATCTGTCCATGTTCCTGTGGTCACTGCTTCCAACTGCTGCAGAACACTCTGAGTGCACCCCCCACACTAACTTTCCCTCTCTCCCAGGGAAGGGCACCCTGGTACTACCAACACCCTGCCACCACAAACAAAGGAAGGGTGGAAATGTTCTCTCTCAGACCACGGTGAGAATTTCTTGGTGATACATACCCAGGAATGAAATATAGACTCAGAGTACGATataccttttgtttgtttctttgtttgtttttgttttaagatggagtctcactctgtcaccaggctggagtgcaacggcatgatcttggctcactgcaacctccacctcctgggttcaagcaattctcccgcctcagcctcccgagtagctgggactacaggcacgcgtcaccgtgcccagctaatttttgtatttttagtagagacagggtttcaccacggtggccaggatggtctcaatctcttgacctcgtgatccacccacctcagcctcccaaagtgctgggattacaggtgtgagccaccatgcctggccaatatagttATTTTGTCTAAATAGTGCCAGGGTGCATTCCAAACTGGCTAGGCATCCTGTACAAGGATTCCCAGAACCCTGCAACTTCCTACAACTCTGGCAACACTCGGCATTAACTAGTTTCCTAAATTTTACCAGTCTAACAGCTATAAAGTCGTATCTTGTGAGTACTTCCATTTGTATATTTCTGATTACTAATAACTTTTCAAATTATTAGCTAGCTTGCTAGCTTCCTGGGTTTCTTTTCTGAGACCTATGTGTTCATATCTTATGCATCCCCATTTTAAGATGAGAAACCTGAAATTCAggaaggttaagtaatttgtccaggATGATACTATAAATACACGGTGgacctgggattcaaacccaggtagtCTGGATCCAGAGCCCAGGTTCTTAACCACAGCACTGGCCTGCCTAAACCTCTGCCCCTCTGCCCTCTGGGCAGCCCCTAAGCAGGTAACAAACACCGAGGAGTCCCTTTCCCACCACCACATGCACCTTGACCAGGCCACGGCTGAAGAGCATCTCCACGATCTCCTTGAGGATGGGCAGGATGCCGCTATGGTGCACACCCAGGCCACGATTCAGGAGCTCTGACATGTGCAGGACCTTTGGTGGGAGGAGGCCCATGGTCAGGGATGGAGTCTCAGAACACCCTATCCTTACCAGTCTGCTAAATGggtacatgcatacacacatacacacatagatgCACCTGGGGCAGCTGGCGGTCAGAGCCACGGAGGCGAGCAAGGCAGCGCTGCAGGAAGAGGTGGATCTCACTCTTCTCTGAACTGGTGGTGAGGTCAAGGGAGGTGAGGCCTGAGGCCTGCTCATCACAGCGGCCCCGGGAGAAGGTGAACACCACCACAGGCAACTGGGCCCGTGTGCGGAGGGAGGCCAGGAGGGACAGGTACACTCCGCGGTCctggagaaggaaggggaaggggcagAGGTTGAGTTCCTGAACCAACGAGAGGTGAGCTAGTGTTAACTGGGGCAGTGCTCAAAGTTCAAGTCAAAACCCCTGGGGAACAacgaaaaaaaaaagatgggaggaAAAATGGGTGCTGGCAGGTACAAAACCCTCCCAGTTCTCACCTGTGCAGGGCCCCCCTGATGTGTGGGCTGCTTGGCCCCAAAGGTCTGGGCATGTTTGCTCATTCTCTCCTTCTTGGCCTCCACAGCTGCATAGTACCTGGGGCACAGGGAGGGGTAGCCGTCATGTCCAGCTAGGGGCCCAGCCCTAACTCTTTCCCCCATCTCGGGGCTCACCCTTTTGTATGGAAGGCTCCTCGAGAGTCCAGCAACAAAAAGAGCTCCCCCTGGGTCTTGGAGCTGTTCCCTGTGAAAAGATAGTGCTCCAGGGGCACGGGGCGGGTTACAGTGCTAATCACATAGATCTGACGACGCTTCAGTCGCCTGAAGGAAGGAGAGGGTAGCAAGTCAGGGATGGGAGTGTGGGAAGGAACCCACATCCCCACCCCCTTCCCTACCCCTCCAACTTTACCCAGTCTTTCCTGAGACCCAAAATGGAAGGCTATCCCCCAACATCCCATTCCATTTCAACATGCAAAGTAATCTGGACCCAAAGGGGATCCCACAGCCACCAGGTGGGACATGTTCCCCAGCATCACCCCTAAGGCCTGACCACTCTCCTTGCTGTGGTAGACTTAGTCCCCCCACTCCAATCAAGGAGTACTGTAGCCCCCATCAACCAGGCAACCCAGGACACACGTCTCACCCAATCCAGTCAGCAAACTCAAGGGCGTTGGGGACGGTGGCACTCAGAAGGATGATAGAAACGTGGTCAGGGAGCATGATGAGCACCTCCTCCCACACGACCCCACGCTGGGcacagagagggaagagaggTCACAGGAGGGCAGGGGCTGCCCTTCTGCCCCTAAAGAGGCACGGGATTCCGTATGGGGGTAAAGAAAGCAGGAAGGTGCCCTGAGTGTGTAGAATAAGGGAGCCGTTCAACTGGTCCCAAAGGAAAGGACTGCCGGCATCTGCGGAGCCCAAGGCCCTTACCTCGGCATCGTTGATATAGTGAACCTCATCAAAGATGACCCACTCCAGGTCCCGAATAACATCTGAGCCACTGTACAGCATGGAGCTAGGGAGAAGAGGCCAAGGATTGACTCCCCAGTGGCTCGTCTCCATCGCCTCTTCAGACAGCACACTCTCCACAACAGCCACATCTTCCCAGCCAAAACTCCCCTGTATTGAGTGTCCATCTCTCACCGAAGGATCTCTGTGGTCATGATGAGGCAGGAGGCCTCCGGGTGCAGCTGCACATCCCCAGTGAGCAACCCCACATCCCCAAACGTGTTTCGGAAGTCCCGGAACTTCTGGTTGCTCAGGGCCTTGATGGGCGAAGTGTAGATGGTGCTGGGGAAAGAACATGAAGTTAGCCAGTCCCTCTGCAGACTCATGGCCCACGCCTCCTCTCCCACATGGAGCTCTCGCAGAAGCATGCCCCAGAAGCTTAGTTGCTCTACTTCTTCACCCAAACTGCCCTACATTCTCCTTCATGATATAACCTCAGAAAAATTCTGTCCCCAACCCCTTCCTAAACTAACCCAGGTCATTCTTCTAACCTTTCTCCCCACCATGcctttttgtttctctctgaGCTCTTGTCTCAGTCTCACCCCTGAACCTCTCACTTAAAGGATGAGCTAGAGAGGTGGGGGAAGAGATGGGATTTTCAAAGGCTGCAGGAGAAAATGGGGCTGGCTGGTGAAGGGGGAGGTTGGCGAAGCAACTCGTACCGTGTCATGTGTTTCTGGGCCAGGGCAATGGCATATTCAGCCACAACTGTTTTTCCTGCAGATGTGTGAGCTGCAACAAAGACAGAGTCATGCCGCTCCAAGTGCAGGATGGCCTGTTTCTGAAACACATCTGGCTCAAATGCCCACTATGGGAGAGAGAAATAGATAGGAGCTGAAGAAAGGAGCAGGGCCTTCCTGCCTCCTGCTCATGGAGCACACAGGGCAGGGGGATGAAGGCCAGAGCCAGCCGAGGCTAGGACTAAGGACCAAGACTGGCCTGGGATGGATATGACCTCTGGCGGACAGAGGAGACAAGGGGTCAGCTGGGAGTGTGACCCAGCAAGAGGTAGAGGAGCATGTGAAGATGGGGCCAAAGTACCTGGAAGGCTGGCTGGGGAATGAGGCGATAGAAATCACCAACGGGGGAGGTGGCATCCACAGGTATGGCCCACTGCTCCTGAGGTGGAGGCTCTGGGGCTTCTGGGGCGGATACAGCTGTGGACGCTTCCTGGAAGAGTCAGGGGTAGGGGTGACAAAGATACAACCAGAGGGCTCTCGATTACCACTCCTCCCAAAAGATGTCCCTTTCTTCCCCTCAGACCCATCCTAGCCAGCCCACATCCTGGTGGCAAGGCTCTTTCTTGCCTCCACTATGCAGAACCACCAACCTTCAACACTAGGTCCTCCAAACTGCTTGCTCGGGCCAGGGGAGTACTGCAGGGAGAGGCTGAAACAGCGTCCCTTCTGGAACCTCCTGGCTGTCCCACTGCCTCATTCTCATCCTCGTCACCCCCACCCAAATCCACAGGCTCCAACAGATAGCTAAGGCTTAGTAGTCCAGGAGCTGGAGTTGGACGATCTGAGAAGCAACGCAACAAGGTCAACCTCGTCATGCTGACATCTCTGTTCCTTAGGAGAAAGACATGATTTCTCCTACACCCCACTCAAAAACCAAAACGAACCTTTTGGTGCAAAGTCCATGCCTTTCTTGAAACCAGGTGGAACAGTAAGAAGATCTGTAGGACAGGGACATGGAATCAGGGTCACTGCACGCTGGTGAACAAATTGTGTACATTATATAAACCTAAAAGATATCATTTACAGGACAGATGCTGTAGATGGGGATGTTTGCTATGACACTTTCCCAACAGATGACAGTAAAGGTTGTTATGGACAGGatatctttttctaattttctcagAGGCATGGGAGGGCTAGTAGTAGCCCAGTGATAGCGTGGGCTCTTCCTCCTCAGGGCTCAGACTCAGAGCCCTACCTTACCTTTCTCAAAGTCtatctcctcctcagcctcctcccatgTGTTCAGATCTGTTATGGTGGGTTCATCCATCCCCCCTGGGAAGAGACAGGACAGACAGGGATTCATGGGATGAGGATAATACGAGATAGGTGGGGAACCCTTCCCTGGAGATTAAGGACACCCTCTTCTACCATCCCATCTCCACAAGAGTCACCTGGCCAGAAGGGATACTGAGTTGGATTTCCCCATAAGGACTGGGAGGCTGGCCCTGGAGGCCGGCGAAGAGACAAGGAGGTTGTGGCCGAGAGATTTGTGTTCTCCAGCAAGACCTAAAGCAAGAGATCAGAGCCCCAATGAGGCTGAGCTTGTCTCTGATCACCTCCCCTTCTCCCCAACTCTGTTTCTTATGACCCCTGACCTCCTACCTCTTTGTAACCCAGTATCTGGCCTGTGGTTGGGTGTCTTTGGGCCTGTAGGTCAGATGGGACTGGAGCTCCCAGGACAGCCAAAAGAGACCAGGGATCCATCTTCCTTTgccattttctggagagaaaaaaaagtaacttttgggtcttttttcttcctctgccccAGCTTCCTTCAGGAACCCATCACCCTAGTCTAAGCCCCTCCAGACTCCTCACCGGGCTGAGTGCTCCACACCATGCAgaggcagccaggctggggaTGACAGAAACAACTGTTCTGCTTCTTGCTGCAGATCTGGGGCACAGGGAGGGAGGCCATGGGGAAGCTGAAACAAGGGCAAGATGAGAGGCATTAGGTaaggaaaaagagtaaaatgcAGACAAAAGAGGTGATGGGATTTGTGTTCAGATCAGAAATGGCAGATGTGTCAAACAGACTAGGACAATCAGGCTTGGCCAAAAACTACCCGCTACTGAATTACCTGGGGcagattttggatttcagaaACATGGAGGCTGGacctaggaatctgcatttttaaaaagctcccttGCTAGTCATGAAGCACATGAAATTTGAGACTCACTGATTTTAGAAAAAGGGGTCCCAGACCTAAGGATGAAGAGTTGGAGGCTCAAAGCCTAGCATCTCAGTCACCAAGTGCCCTGGTGCTTGGAGACAGAAGGGAGCTCCATGGAGAAAGTGCAGCTCTGAAAGCAAAAATATCCCCAGGACTCTCTGCTGTCTTCACATGGACTGCAGGTACACTGGGCTGGAAGCTGTCCAACACCCGTTCAGGCTGGGATGGACAGCAGTACAAGCACAGATGAACAAGGTTAAGCTAGATCCTACTGTGAGGAGGGTGAAGGAGGTTTGGACTCAATGAGGGTCAAAGGTTAGGGTCAAAAGTCACTCACGCTGCTCTCCGGAGCTCCAGGCAAGTTCAGCAGCTCCCAGCGACCTGTGCATCCGAGCTCCACGGCCCGAAGGGGTAGGTCCAGGGGATCTGGAGGAGGTAGCACTACGGGGAAAAGTCAAAAGTAAGGGGTCAAAGGTCATTCCATGTCTGCTACTCCGTGCCATTTCACTCCCCTCCCCCTCACCGAGTCGCTCTGTCTCCATCATTCTGGAGCCACAGCGGCTGCCGAGCAGCCCGGAAATGCTGCAAGCAGTCCCTGCGAGGTAAGCCCCGCCCCGGAACGGGCGGAAGTAGAGACAACTTCCGGCACGGCCCCGCCGAGAGCGTGAACTATCGCTGCGGAGGGGCAGACCTGGACCGGTGGAAGGCCGGGCGGAAGTGCGTGCCTGGGGCCGCCTTGGTTACCGCGTTTTCCGCCCTTCGCTACGTCATCGTTGTGAGCCCGCTATCAGCGGCCAGCGCGGGCGCGGCCGGAGACCGTGGGGCCCGCGGTTGCCGCCCCCTCAGGTAAGGCCCTCTGCTTCTCACTCTTCGGCCCCTTTTTTCATagccctttctctcttcttcctctttgagtTGCTCTGAGGGTGCTACGCTGGCTCCACCGCCTTCTCTGCCGTTCGAACCCCGCGGCTGTCCTTACCCCAGCGAGGGTAGGGGGGTCGGGTGCCATCGTCTTGCCGACGGAGTGGGTGTTTGTCCCTCCCTGAGCCACATGGTTCCTCGAGGTGCTGGTGTCTGTGATCCCTGGAGACAGGAGGGAATGCTGGATGATCCCGACCAGCGGGAGCTTGGACAGCATCCTGGTTTAAGCAAGGAGTAGGGAAAGCCAAAGGCAAGAGTAGGCAGACCTGAAGGGGTGGAGTTGGGTACAGTGTGGACGGCGTGTGAACCCCGGGTGGTAACAGGGGAGAAAGATGTCTTGGGCCCTGCCCCTGAACCAGGAACCACCATGTTGGTGATACCCCCCGGACTGAGCGAGGAAGAGGAGGCTCTGCAGAAGAAATTCAACAAACTCAAGAAAAAGGTGAGGGACTGTGTGTGGACATGGCCTAACCTTTCACAGACTGTGCACTCTGAGAAGATCTGGGGTGAGTGTGAGCGAATGGGAAAGTTTTTCTGGCCCGTATCTAGAGATATATCACCCACCTCACAGTGTAGCTTCGAGAGGTGGGCTTTCCCAAGCCCTGGTGTGGACCTTCTGTCTTTTCTATGCAATCGGCCATGGGATTGTCTTCCTTTCCAATGGCTTTTAGTACCACCTAAGGGCTGATGATCCCCAAGTTTGTTTTTCCAGTTCTATCCAGTGTCATACTGATAAACTTCAGATACCCAAAGTTGGAGCTATCATCTTTCTATTCTTGATCTTCCAAGTAAGATTGACTACACCAATTCTGCCACGCGTTTGGACTCAAAATCTCATCTCTGACTTCTCCGCTATTTGCATAGTCAAGCGTTTGCCAAgtcttcttgttttttcttttgaagcaaTTTTTCCTGTTTATTCTTCATTGTGTATTCCCCCGAGCAGGGCTTTATTGACATTTA harbors:
- the SKIC2 gene encoding superkiller complex protein 2 — protein: MMETERLVLPPPDPLDLPLRAVELGCTGRWELLNLPGAPESSLPHGLPPCAPDLQQEAEQLFLSSPAWLPLHGVEHSARKWQRKMDPWSLLAVLGAPVPSDLQAQRHPTTGQILGYKEVLLENTNLSATTSLSLRRPPGPASQSLWGNPTQYPFWPGGMDEPTITDLNTWEEAEEEIDFEKDLLTVPPGFKKGMDFAPKDRPTPAPGLLSLSYLLEPVDLGGGDEDENEAVGQPGGSRRDAVSASPCSTPLARASSLEDLVLKEASTAVSAPEAPEPPPQEQWAIPVDATSPVGDFYRLIPQPAFQWAFEPDVFQKQAILHLERHDSVFVAAHTSAGKTVVAEYAIALAQKHMTRTIYTSPIKALSNQKFRDFRNTFGDVGLLTGDVQLHPEASCLIMTTEILRSMLYSGSDVIRDLEWVIFDEVHYINDAERGVVWEEVLIMLPDHVSIILLSATVPNALEFADWIGRLKRRQIYVISTVTRPVPLEHYLFTGNSSKTQGELFLLLDSRGAFHTKGYYAAVEAKKERMSKHAQTFGAKQPTHQGGPAQDRGVYLSLLASLRTRAQLPVVVFTFSRGRCDEQASGLTSLDLTTSSEKSEIHLFLQRCLARLRGSDRQLPQVLHMSELLNRGLGVHHSGILPILKEIVEMLFSRGLVKVLFATETFAMGVNMPARTVVFDSMRKHDGSTFRDLLPGEYVQMAGRAGRRGLDPTGTVILLCKGRVPEMADLHRMMMGKPSQLQSQFRLTYTMILNLLRVDALRVEDMMKRSFSEFPSRKDSKAHEQALAELTKRLGALEKPDVTGQLVDLPEYYGWGEELTETQHMIQRRIMESVNGLKSLSAGRVVVVKNQEHHNALGVILQVSSNSTSRVFTTLVLCDKPLSQDPQDRGPATPEVPYPDDLVGFKLFLPEGPCEHTVVKLQPADMAAITTKVLRVNGEKILEDFSKRQQPKFKKDPPLAAVTTAVQELLRLAQAHPAGPPTLDPVNDLQLKDVSVVEGGLRARKLEELIRGAQCVHSPRFPAQYLKLRERMQIQKEMERLRFLLSDQSLLLLPEYHQRVEVLRTLGYVDEAGTVKLAGRVACAMSSHELLLTELMFDNALSTLRPEEIAALLSGLVCQSPGDAGDQLPNTLKQGIERVRAVAKRIGEVQVACGLNQTVEEFVGELNFGLVEVVYEWARGMPFSELAGLSGTPEGLVVRCIQRLAEMCRSLRGAARLVGEPVLGAKMETAATLLRRDIVFAASLYTQ